The following are encoded in a window of Halosolutus halophilus genomic DNA:
- a CDS encoding bacterio-opsin activator domain-containing protein, which yields MDTVDAGGGGTDATAATALAHVVDPIVAIADGTITYANAAAREAFDLSAADDGTGENGTGRWDASSAFAPFWDALEAAIVETTVGTARDVSIDHDQYDARVHRGDDGVTITFESAADDETPTSDRAVKDRAINEAPVGISISDPDRPDNPLVYINDAYEELTGYGFDEVVGRNCRLLQGEESDPDAIAEMRAAIDGERPVTVELKNYRKDGTEFWNEVTIAPVRDDAGEVTNYVGFQNDVTARKEAELALERRTEELEYILDRVEGLIQDVTDVVAGSTSRSELEAAVCDRIAAEAAYDGAWIGERNPAIGTIEVRSSAGVDPDDVSADADHPAAETLGANEATVGTAGGTTHAAFPLTYNGIEYGVLTVCTDRDRPVDEREAVILSALARAVASGVNARETSRMLATDAVVAVDLELTDRSVAPVAVSAATGSHLEYRRSVHRTGDETASLFTATGVSAADLTAAADDLSGVDLDVLVERDEADGCLVELTGDDDLVGWLSERGVRTQAIESEDGRARLTLEIPRSANVRSIVEAVEDRYEGTDVISFQQREREGETRQEFAARLEEQFTDRQFGALQRAYLGGYFEWPRPTTGEELAQTMGVSRPTFHEHLRTAEAKLCRAFFGDE from the coding sequence ATGGACACTGTCGACGCGGGAGGCGGCGGGACGGACGCGACGGCAGCGACTGCTCTTGCACACGTCGTCGACCCCATCGTGGCGATCGCCGACGGGACGATCACGTACGCGAACGCGGCGGCCCGGGAGGCGTTCGACCTGTCGGCGGCCGACGACGGGACCGGTGAGAACGGAACGGGTCGCTGGGACGCGTCGTCCGCGTTCGCCCCCTTCTGGGACGCTCTCGAGGCGGCGATCGTGGAGACGACGGTCGGGACCGCTCGCGACGTCTCGATCGACCACGACCAGTACGACGCCCGCGTTCACAGGGGGGACGACGGGGTGACGATTACCTTCGAGTCCGCGGCGGACGACGAGACGCCGACGAGCGATCGCGCCGTCAAAGACCGGGCGATCAACGAGGCGCCGGTCGGGATCTCGATCTCCGATCCCGATCGCCCCGACAACCCGCTGGTCTACATCAACGACGCCTACGAGGAGTTGACCGGCTACGGCTTCGACGAGGTGGTCGGTCGGAACTGTCGGCTCCTGCAGGGCGAAGAGTCGGATCCCGACGCGATCGCCGAGATGCGGGCGGCGATCGACGGCGAGCGGCCCGTCACCGTCGAACTGAAGAACTACCGGAAGGACGGCACCGAGTTCTGGAACGAGGTGACGATCGCGCCCGTCCGCGACGACGCGGGCGAGGTCACCAACTACGTCGGCTTCCAGAACGACGTCACGGCGCGCAAAGAGGCCGAACTCGCACTCGAACGCCGGACCGAGGAACTCGAGTACATCCTCGATCGGGTGGAGGGGCTGATCCAGGACGTCACGGACGTCGTCGCGGGGTCGACCTCGCGATCGGAACTCGAGGCCGCGGTCTGTGACCGGATCGCCGCCGAGGCGGCCTACGACGGCGCGTGGATCGGGGAACGGAACCCGGCGATCGGGACGATCGAGGTGCGATCGAGCGCCGGCGTCGACCCCGACGACGTGTCGGCCGACGCGGATCATCCGGCCGCGGAGACGCTCGGGGCGAACGAGGCCACCGTGGGGACGGCCGGCGGGACGACCCACGCGGCGTTCCCGCTGACCTACAACGGCATCGAGTACGGCGTGTTGACGGTCTGTACGGACCGCGATCGTCCCGTCGACGAGCGGGAGGCGGTCATCCTCTCGGCGCTGGCCCGCGCCGTCGCGAGCGGCGTCAACGCACGCGAAACGAGCCGTATGCTCGCGACGGACGCCGTCGTCGCCGTCGACCTCGAACTCACCGATCGATCGGTCGCGCCGGTCGCCGTTTCGGCCGCAACCGGGAGTCACCTGGAGTATCGCCGATCGGTCCACCGCACCGGCGACGAGACGGCGTCGCTGTTTACGGCCACCGGTGTCAGTGCTGCGGATCTCACCGCGGCCGCGGACGACCTTTCGGGGGTCGACCTCGACGTGCTCGTCGAGCGCGACGAGGCCGACGGCTGCCTGGTCGAGTTGACCGGCGACGACGACCTCGTCGGGTGGCTCTCCGAACGCGGCGTCCGGACGCAGGCGATCGAGAGCGAGGACGGCCGCGCCCGACTGACCCTCGAGATCCCCCGATCGGCCAACGTGCGATCGATCGTCGAGGCCGTCGAGGACCGGTACGAGGGGACCGACGTCATCTCGTTCCAGCAGCGGGAACGCGAGGGTGAGACCCGCCAGGAGTTCGCGGCCCGCCTGGAGGAGCAGTTCACCGATCGGCAGTTCGGCGCGTTACAGCGGGCCTATCTCGGCGGGTACTTCGAGTGGCCCCGCCCGACGACCGGCGAGGAACTGGCCCAGACGATGGGCGTCTCCCGGCCGACCTTCCACGAACACCTCCGGACGGCCGAGGCCAAACTGTGCCGGGCGTTCTTCGGGGACGAGTGA
- a CDS encoding DUF1328 family protein, which translates to MLELATATPLQVGGGGFLYWAVIFFVLAIVAAAVGARGVAGISMEIARIFVLIFIILAVVALLL; encoded by the coding sequence ATGCTCGAACTCGCAACAGCGACTCCGTTACAGGTCGGCGGCGGTGGGTTCCTGTACTGGGCAGTGATCTTCTTCGTGCTCGCGATCGTGGCCGCGGCCGTCGGTGCCCGTGGCGTCGCCGGCATCTCGATGGAGATCGCCCGGATCTTCGTGCTGATCTTCATCATCCTCGCGGTCGTCGCCTTGCTACTGTAA
- a CDS encoding aldehyde ferredoxin oxidoreductase family protein, whose protein sequence is MTELGGFQDRVARIDLSDGEVAYESIDDEDAKKYIGARGLGVKHVFEQGPDVDPLGPENLLAFMNGPLSGTQVTMSGRIAVCTKSPLTGTVTDSHHGGWSGARLKWAGFDGLLFEGQADDPVYAYVEDGEVELRDASDLWGKGVHETRDALEEEVDGSYGKNLSFMGIGPGGENEVKYACIINEDDRASGRGGTGCVMGNKGLKAVVVKSSTKMPQPADQETFTEGHQQAMQAIQESEVTAPNEGGLSMYGTNVLMNVTEEMSGLPTRNGKYTSTRDAVDDGFADADFDAEKVSGENVRENILVDEPTCHSCPVACKKEVEVQTMHKGEEMNVRMESYEYESAFALGPNSGHTERDDIALMIDRCNDMGIDTIETGNMMAMAMEMTEEGKLDDLDDDLEWGDSETMIEMIERIGHREDDLADLLAEGPRRVAEKRNAEDNSLAVKGQTIPAYDPRCMKGMGIGYATSNRGACHLRGYTPAAEILGIPEKVDPYEYEGKGELTAEFQNLHAISDSFDICKFNAFAEGIEEYVLQYNGMTGLDVSEEELMEAGERVYNLERYYNNLAGFDGSDDSLPERFLEDGIRGQGASEGEYCELEEMKAEYYDYRGWVDGVVPDEKLADLGIEIGPGTGVSADEGGAAAPSDD, encoded by the coding sequence ATGACAGAACTCGGCGGTTTTCAAGACAGGGTCGCCCGCATCGATCTCTCGGACGGGGAGGTCGCGTACGAGTCGATCGACGACGAGGACGCGAAGAAGTATATCGGTGCACGCGGCCTGGGGGTAAAGCACGTCTTCGAACAGGGGCCGGACGTCGATCCGCTGGGGCCGGAGAACCTGCTGGCGTTCATGAACGGGCCGCTGTCGGGGACGCAGGTGACCATGAGCGGCCGGATCGCCGTCTGTACGAAGTCGCCGCTGACCGGGACGGTCACCGACAGCCACCACGGCGGCTGGTCCGGTGCCCGGCTGAAGTGGGCGGGCTTCGACGGCTTGCTGTTCGAGGGGCAGGCAGACGACCCGGTCTACGCCTACGTGGAGGACGGCGAGGTCGAACTCCGCGACGCGTCGGACCTCTGGGGCAAGGGCGTCCACGAGACCCGTGACGCGCTCGAGGAGGAGGTCGACGGCTCCTACGGGAAGAATCTGAGCTTCATGGGGATCGGCCCCGGCGGCGAGAACGAGGTCAAGTACGCCTGTATCATCAACGAGGACGACCGCGCCTCGGGCCGCGGCGGCACCGGCTGCGTGATGGGTAACAAGGGCCTGAAAGCGGTCGTCGTCAAGTCCTCGACGAAGATGCCCCAGCCGGCGGACCAGGAGACGTTCACGGAGGGCCACCAGCAGGCGATGCAGGCCATCCAGGAGTCGGAGGTCACCGCGCCCAACGAGGGCGGCCTCTCGATGTACGGGACGAACGTCCTGATGAACGTCACCGAGGAGATGTCCGGCCTCCCGACCAGGAACGGCAAGTACACCTCGACGCGCGACGCCGTCGATGACGGCTTCGCCGACGCCGACTTCGACGCCGAAAAGGTCTCGGGTGAGAACGTCCGCGAGAACATCCTGGTGGACGAGCCGACGTGTCACTCCTGTCCAGTCGCCTGCAAGAAGGAGGTCGAGGTGCAGACGATGCACAAGGGCGAGGAGATGAACGTCCGCATGGAGTCCTACGAGTACGAATCGGCGTTCGCCCTCGGTCCCAACTCAGGGCATACCGAGCGCGACGACATCGCCCTCATGATCGATCGGTGTAACGACATGGGCATCGACACGATCGAGACGGGTAACATGATGGCGATGGCGATGGAGATGACCGAGGAGGGCAAACTCGACGACCTCGACGACGATCTGGAGTGGGGCGACTCCGAGACGATGATCGAGATGATCGAGCGGATCGGTCACCGCGAGGACGACCTCGCCGACTTGCTGGCCGAGGGCCCGCGCAGAGTCGCCGAGAAGCGAAACGCCGAGGACAACTCGCTGGCGGTCAAAGGCCAGACGATCCCCGCGTACGATCCCCGGTGCATGAAAGGGATGGGGATCGGCTACGCCACCTCGAACCGCGGGGCCTGCCACCTGCGCGGGTACACCCCGGCGGCCGAGATCCTCGGCATCCCCGAGAAGGTCGATCCGTACGAGTACGAGGGGAAAGGCGAACTCACCGCGGAGTTCCAGAACCTCCACGCGATCAGCGACTCGTTCGACATCTGCAAGTTCAACGCGTTCGCCGAGGGCATCGAGGAGTACGTCCTCCAGTATAACGGGATGACCGGACTGGACGTCTCCGAGGAGGAACTGATGGAGGCCGGCGAGCGGGTCTACAACCTCGAGCGGTACTACAACAACCTCGCGGGCTTCGACGGGAGCGACGATTCGCTGCCGGAGCGCTTCCTCGAAGACGGCATCCGCGGTCAGGGTGCCAGCGAGGGCGAGTACTGCGAACTCGAGGAGATGAAAGCGGAGTACTACGACTACCGCGGCTGGGTCGACGGCGTCGTCCCCGACGAAAAACTCGCCGACCTCGGGATCGAGATCGGCCCCGGCACCGGCGTCAGTGCCGACGAGGGCGGTGCGGCGGCTCCCAGCGACGACTGA
- the fdhF gene encoding formate dehydrogenase subunit alpha: protein MSSDEHDPVKTICPYCGVGCGIQVQQGEEPGDVQFMPWGDAPVNEGRICIKGGAATEVVDHEDRLTEPLIKDDGEFREATWEEAYDRIVGELERIRAEYDPDAMGFFGSSKTMNEENYLLQKLARRYGTNNVDNCTRMCHASTVWALRTSLGAGAMTNSMRDLREEGDVFWIQGANPGEQHPIANSQYFRQAVLEGATVIQVDPHANKTTRSFQIDDTDRHMHLQLNPGTDIPLLNIVLKTILENHEENPDEGWIDEEFIEERTDGFDHLTETLEDFDKEAAAEECGVPLADIELAAEKYATADNAAIFTGMGMSQHACGVDNVQNEINLALITGNVGRPGTGVNPLRGQNNVQGTCDVGAMPNVLPGYQLVDDDEAREAVEDVWGFDVPDEPGLTNVELSHEFGESVHGLYVMGENPVMSEPDANRVAERIQRLEFMVVQDIFMTETAKYADVVLPATTWAERDGTVTNTDRRVQRMRGVDKVHENTKHDLEILSTVGSRLFGSEDFEFDDPEDVFEELRQVCPIYHGMTYDLLGEEGLHWPCYEPGDEGDPYLYENEFDTESGLGHIEGVSHQPPRETPDDEYPLILTTARLEEHYNTGTMSRRSPTLNRQTPENFVDVHPNDAERYGIEDGEDVVLKSRRGEITVAAQVTDDIKEGSVWTTPHFAAASANKLTNDVLDERAKIPEYKAAAAEIEVGIEPADADAESAADD, encoded by the coding sequence ATGTCCAGTGACGAACACGATCCAGTCAAGACGATCTGCCCGTACTGCGGAGTCGGCTGCGGGATTCAGGTCCAGCAGGGCGAGGAGCCAGGTGACGTACAGTTCATGCCGTGGGGTGACGCGCCGGTCAACGAGGGCCGCATCTGCATCAAAGGTGGCGCGGCGACGGAGGTCGTCGACCACGAGGATCGACTCACCGAGCCGCTGATAAAGGACGACGGTGAGTTCCGCGAGGCGACCTGGGAGGAGGCCTACGATCGAATCGTCGGCGAACTCGAACGGATCCGCGCGGAGTACGACCCGGACGCGATGGGCTTTTTCGGCTCGTCGAAGACGATGAACGAGGAGAACTACCTCCTCCAGAAGCTGGCTCGCCGCTACGGCACCAACAACGTCGACAACTGCACGCGGATGTGTCACGCGTCGACCGTCTGGGCGCTCCGTACGAGTCTGGGGGCGGGCGCGATGACCAACAGCATGCGCGACCTCAGGGAGGAAGGCGACGTGTTCTGGATCCAGGGGGCGAACCCGGGCGAACAGCACCCGATCGCCAACAGCCAGTACTTCCGGCAAGCCGTCCTCGAGGGGGCGACCGTCATCCAGGTCGATCCGCACGCGAACAAGACGACGCGATCGTTCCAGATCGACGACACCGATCGCCACATGCACCTCCAGTTGAACCCGGGAACGGACATCCCGCTCCTGAATATCGTCCTCAAGACGATCCTCGAGAACCACGAGGAAAACCCCGACGAGGGGTGGATCGACGAGGAGTTCATCGAGGAACGTACGGACGGGTTCGACCACCTGACGGAGACGCTCGAGGACTTCGACAAGGAGGCGGCGGCCGAGGAGTGTGGCGTCCCGCTCGCGGACATCGAACTGGCGGCCGAGAAGTACGCCACGGCGGACAACGCGGCCATCTTCACCGGGATGGGGATGAGCCAGCACGCCTGCGGCGTGGATAACGTGCAAAACGAGATCAACCTGGCGCTGATTACGGGGAACGTCGGCCGCCCCGGAACCGGCGTCAATCCGCTTCGCGGGCAGAACAACGTCCAGGGCACCTGTGACGTCGGCGCGATGCCGAACGTCCTGCCGGGCTACCAGCTCGTCGACGACGACGAGGCCCGCGAGGCCGTCGAGGACGTCTGGGGGTTCGACGTGCCCGACGAACCCGGCCTGACCAACGTCGAACTCTCCCACGAGTTCGGCGAGTCCGTCCACGGCCTGTACGTCATGGGCGAGAACCCCGTCATGTCGGAACCCGACGCCAACCGCGTCGCCGAGCGGATCCAGCGCCTCGAGTTCATGGTCGTCCAGGACATCTTCATGACCGAGACTGCGAAGTACGCCGACGTCGTGCTCCCGGCGACGACCTGGGCCGAGCGCGACGGCACAGTCACCAACACCGATCGCCGCGTCCAGCGGATGCGCGGCGTCGACAAAGTCCACGAGAACACGAAACACGACCTCGAGATCCTCTCGACGGTGGGGAGTCGCCTGTTCGGGAGCGAGGATTTCGAGTTCGACGATCCCGAGGACGTCTTCGAGGAACTCCGGCAGGTCTGTCCGATCTACCACGGGATGACCTACGACCTGCTCGGCGAGGAAGGGCTCCACTGGCCCTGCTACGAACCGGGCGACGAGGGCGATCCGTACCTCTACGAGAACGAGTTCGACACCGAGAGCGGCCTGGGACACATCGAGGGGGTCAGTCACCAGCCGCCCCGGGAGACGCCGGACGACGAGTACCCGCTGATCCTGACGACCGCTCGCCTCGAGGAGCACTACAACACGGGGACGATGAGCCGCCGATCGCCGACGCTGAACCGCCAGACGCCCGAGAATTTCGTCGACGTTCACCCCAACGACGCCGAACGGTACGGCATCGAGGACGGCGAGGACGTCGTCCTCAAATCCCGCCGTGGCGAGATCACGGTCGCGGCACAGGTCACCGACGACATCAAGGAAGGATCGGTCTGGACGACCCCGCACTTCGCGGCCGCCTCGGCCAACAAACTCACGAACGACGTCCTCGACGAACGGGCGAAGATCCCCGAGTACAAGGCCGCAGCCGCGGAGATCGAGGTCGGGATCGAGCCCGCCGACGCGGACGCGGAATCGGCGGCCGACGACTGA
- a CDS encoding YIP1 family protein, producing the protein MGFANQWKGVNRYMIRDPGVFFTEYDETHGIGYPIAFMLVSFVAVMVPLAVLSAVLNVTAPGEAAIGLVAFLVLGVVFWILGLIEALLAHAIAYLFGARGVARTLEAYAFPTVVRYGLWWIPLVNFVGLYGFYLQIKGVAEFHDISTGKAAIAGLFASVLYFLPVIVVLAAVIATFVLDLGEPANPAPAMLLFEHVA; encoded by the coding sequence ATGGGATTCGCGAATCAGTGGAAGGGTGTCAACCGGTATATGATACGGGATCCGGGGGTGTTCTTTACGGAGTACGACGAAACGCACGGGATCGGCTATCCGATCGCGTTCATGCTGGTCTCGTTCGTCGCCGTCATGGTACCGCTCGCGGTGCTCTCTGCTGTACTGAACGTCACGGCACCGGGCGAGGCGGCTATCGGTCTGGTGGCCTTCCTGGTACTCGGGGTCGTGTTCTGGATCCTGGGACTCATCGAGGCGCTGCTCGCGCACGCAATCGCGTATCTGTTCGGTGCACGGGGGGTGGCGAGAACGCTCGAAGCGTACGCGTTCCCGACCGTCGTCCGGTACGGTCTGTGGTGGATTCCGCTCGTCAACTTCGTCGGTCTCTACGGGTTCTACCTCCAGATCAAGGGAGTGGCCGAGTTCCACGACATTTCGACCGGAAAAGCCGCGATCGCCGGCCTTTTCGCGTCGGTCCTGTATTTCCTCCCCGTCATCGTCGTCCTCGCCGCCGTGATCGCCACGTTCGTCCTCGACCTCGGCGAACCGGCTAACCCGGCGCCGGCCATGCTCCTGTTCGAGCACGTCGCGTAG
- a CDS encoding metal-dependent hydrolase, with the protein MMATTHVFAGLVFAAVVALVAPQFAVVVAVAAIVGGLFPDFDLYAGHRKTLHFPVYYWLLALPTALAAVLVPTETTVALAVCLVAAGLHSVMDHFGGGLERKPWLGTSERAVYSHYHGRWLPPRRWVGYDGSPADLALAGVLALPALTVFDGSVRRVLLALLAISIGYTLVRKPLVSVGEWLVDRAPASVLSAVPERFVPIDDERDHAAD; encoded by the coding sequence GTGATGGCCACCACCCACGTCTTCGCCGGGCTCGTGTTCGCGGCCGTCGTCGCCCTGGTCGCGCCGCAGTTCGCGGTCGTGGTCGCCGTCGCGGCGATCGTCGGCGGGCTCTTCCCCGACTTCGATCTGTACGCGGGCCACCGGAAGACGCTGCACTTCCCCGTCTACTACTGGCTGCTCGCCCTCCCGACGGCGCTCGCGGCGGTGCTCGTTCCGACCGAGACGACCGTCGCCCTCGCGGTCTGTCTGGTCGCCGCCGGCCTCCACTCGGTAATGGATCACTTTGGAGGCGGTCTCGAACGCAAGCCGTGGCTGGGAACCTCGGAGCGGGCGGTCTACAGTCACTACCACGGCCGCTGGCTTCCGCCGCGTCGCTGGGTCGGCTACGACGGGTCGCCGGCGGATCTCGCACTCGCCGGCGTGCTCGCGCTGCCCGCCCTGACCGTCTTCGACGGCAGCGTCCGGCGGGTCCTGCTCGCGTTGCTCGCGATCTCGATCGGGTACACGCTCGTTCGAAAACCGCTGGTGAGCGTCGGCGAGTGGCTGGTCGATCGCGCCCCCGCGTCCGTCCTGTCGGCCGTCCCGGAGCGGTTCGTGCCGATCGACGACGAGCGCGATCACGCGGCCGACTGA
- a CDS encoding winged helix-turn-helix domain-containing protein, translated as MKRSPTKQPGWPTDDDLDAQAVLSALDDDGCRAILEATTGEALTATELAEQCDIPTSTAYRKVEKLADADLVEERVRINTSGKHATEYHRCFDDVVVSVGDTGGVEIELTQPDTGSDSESMPAVAGD; from the coding sequence ATGAAACGCAGTCCCACGAAGCAGCCAGGGTGGCCAACCGACGACGACCTCGACGCGCAGGCGGTCCTCTCCGCACTGGACGACGACGGCTGCCGTGCGATCCTCGAAGCGACGACCGGCGAGGCCCTGACAGCGACCGAACTCGCCGAGCAGTGTGACATCCCGACCTCGACCGCCTACCGGAAAGTCGAGAAACTGGCCGACGCCGACCTCGTCGAAGAGCGGGTCCGGATCAACACCTCCGGCAAGCACGCCACGGAGTATCACCGGTGCTTCGACGACGTCGTCGTCTCCGTCGGCGATACCGGCGGCGTCGAGATCGAACTGACGCAGCCGGACACCGGCTCCGACTCCGAGTCGATGCCCGCCGTCGCCGGTGACTGA
- a CDS encoding helix-turn-helix domain-containing protein, with amino-acid sequence MPSGIRAEIRIDDPDGCVVAQAAAEVDGTAQSVTKSVDPTSPDRMTEEFMLEAEESPDEFDTDVDLAEIFSYGSNSVYRYQRDLERGCPCEAIEQFDCPVVDVRAQGSALYLTFHAPDMEGLQAIIGALQDRHSNLDVQRLLQSEQDHAEQHLVFVDRNTLTSRQLEVLETAHEMGYFDHPKRANAGEVAAELEISGTTFTEHLAAAQTKLLDAILDA; translated from the coding sequence ATGCCGTCGGGAATTCGTGCGGAGATCCGGATCGACGATCCGGACGGGTGTGTAGTCGCGCAAGCGGCTGCGGAGGTCGACGGAACGGCACAGTCGGTGACGAAGAGCGTCGACCCGACCTCGCCCGACCGGATGACCGAGGAGTTCATGCTCGAGGCCGAGGAATCCCCCGACGAGTTCGACACCGACGTCGACCTCGCGGAGATCTTCTCCTACGGTTCGAACTCGGTCTACCGGTACCAGCGCGACCTCGAACGCGGCTGTCCCTGCGAGGCGATCGAGCAGTTCGACTGTCCCGTCGTCGACGTCCGCGCGCAGGGATCGGCGCTGTACCTCACGTTTCACGCTCCGGACATGGAGGGGCTACAGGCCATCATCGGTGCGCTCCAGGATCGTCACTCGAACCTCGACGTCCAGCGACTCCTCCAGTCCGAGCAGGACCACGCCGAGCAACACCTCGTGTTCGTCGATCGAAACACGCTGACCAGCCGCCAGCTGGAAGTCCTCGAGACGGCCCACGAGATGGGCTACTTCGACCACCCGAAACGGGCGAACGCCGGCGAGGTCGCGGCCGAACTCGAAATCTCCGGGACGACGTTCACCGAGCACCTCGCTGCCGCACAGACGAAACTTCTCGACGCGATCCTCGACGCCTGA
- a CDS encoding DUF7560 family zinc ribbon protein yields the protein MSRYEFTCPECGQEIEVNESMREATLSHGCPVCGANVSPADFVAEQPTN from the coding sequence ATGAGCAGATACGAGTTTACGTGTCCCGAATGTGGGCAAGAGATCGAGGTCAACGAGTCGATGCGTGAGGCGACTCTCTCTCACGGCTGTCCGGTCTGTGGTGCGAACGTCTCCCCGGCGGACTTCGTCGCCGAACAGCCGACGAACTGA
- a CDS encoding pyridoxamine 5'-phosphate oxidase family protein, with protein sequence MAIDKEADMTDAEIDEFLGHRETGVLSLARDNEPYAIPISYGYDEESRVFYMRLVSTPESEKREFLASTPQSRLVVYDEAESTYRSVIAKGTLESIDPNDLTPGQIAQYGDAKRPLFEIWAEGKDALSIELYRLDPETLDGRRTEVDRDE encoded by the coding sequence ATGGCTATCGACAAGGAAGCCGACATGACCGACGCGGAAATCGACGAGTTCCTCGGTCATCGCGAAACTGGAGTGCTATCGCTGGCCCGGGACAACGAGCCGTACGCGATTCCGATCTCCTACGGCTACGACGAGGAAAGCCGAGTCTTCTACATGCGACTTGTGTCGACGCCGGAGAGCGAAAAACGCGAGTTCCTGGCATCGACGCCCCAGAGCCGACTCGTCGTCTACGACGAGGCCGAATCGACCTACCGGAGCGTCATCGCGAAGGGAACCCTCGAGAGCATCGACCCGAACGATCTCACGCCGGGCCAGATCGCCCAGTACGGCGATGCGAAACGGCCGCTGTTCGAAATCTGGGCCGAGGGAAAAGACGCGCTGAGCATCGAACTCTACCGACTCGACCCGGAGACGCTCGACGGACGCCGAACGGAAGTCGATCGGGACGAGTAG
- a CDS encoding ubiquitin-like small modifier protein 1, with translation MEIELRFFATFRDAVGTKEHSRTVEDDTTVGDVLETLEDEYDGLDGRLLSDDGDAVRPQLSVLKNGRNVAHMAGPATELSDGDVVSVFPPVAGGTA, from the coding sequence ATGGAGATCGAACTTCGGTTTTTCGCCACCTTTCGCGACGCCGTCGGAACCAAAGAGCACAGTCGGACGGTCGAGGACGACACGACCGTCGGAGACGTCCTCGAGACCCTCGAGGACGAGTACGACGGACTCGACGGGCGACTCCTGTCGGACGACGGGGACGCGGTCCGGCCACAGCTAAGCGTCCTCAAGAACGGGCGCAACGTGGCCCACATGGCAGGCCCGGCGACGGAGCTATCCGACGGAGACGTCGTGTCGGTGTTCCCGCCGGTCGCCGGCGGCACGGCGTAG
- a CDS encoding YqjF family protein gives MVLPLEMGWRHLLFENWPVDASVIDAHLPDRLTVDEHDGSGWLSAVPFTNVAVRPRGFPAGVGIPLPELNLRTYVTCDGEPGVYFFSLDAQGLASVTGARLFHHLPYYYARISLDWDDGRVQFSSRRRHPGARPAHYEAAYWPTGEPFSAPEEPLARFLVERYRFYTEASDGTLRYTEVDHDPWTLYPAAADVETNTLLTANGFRRPASEPVTYYSPGLDVAASRSQQWEERA, from the coding sequence ATGGTCCTCCCGCTGGAGATGGGATGGCGACACCTGCTGTTCGAGAACTGGCCCGTCGACGCGAGCGTGATCGACGCACACCTTCCCGACAGGCTCACCGTCGACGAACACGACGGGAGCGGGTGGCTCTCGGCGGTGCCGTTCACCAACGTGGCCGTTCGACCGCGGGGGTTCCCGGCCGGGGTCGGCATCCCACTGCCCGAACTCAATTTGCGGACGTACGTCACCTGTGACGGCGAACCCGGGGTCTACTTCTTCAGTCTCGATGCACAGGGGCTGGCGAGCGTAACCGGCGCACGCCTGTTCCACCACCTGCCGTACTACTACGCTCGCATCTCGCTCGACTGGGACGACGGGCGAGTACAGTTCTCGAGTCGCCGACGACATCCCGGCGCGCGCCCCGCACACTACGAGGCCGCGTACTGGCCGACCGGCGAACCGTTCTCGGCACCCGAGGAGCCACTGGCACGGTTCCTCGTCGAGCGGTACCGGTTTTACACGGAAGCCTCCGACGGCACCCTCCGATACACCGAGGTCGACCACGACCCGTGGACGCTCTATCCGGCAGCCGCCGACGTCGAGACGAACACCCTGTTGACGGCCAACGGCTTCCGGCGACCGGCTTCGGAGCCGGTCACTTACTACAGTCCGGGCCTGGACGTGGCGGCCTCGCGGAGCCAGCAGTGGGAGGAGCGAGCCTGA